In Cyclopterus lumpus isolate fCycLum1 chromosome 13, fCycLum1.pri, whole genome shotgun sequence, the genomic window CCCAAGGTCGACCACCAGCACGTTGAACACGTCCACCTTGTGCAGGCCGTAGGCCATGGCTGCAGCCGTGGGCTCGTTGATCACACGCAGGATCTCCAGGCCTGCAAGACAGATGTACACAAGTTATATTactagtgcagtgtgtgtagctCGTATAGTTAATGCTTTCGGGCTAGAGAGGCTGCTATGGTTATCATTAGTAGTCGGCTGCGTGTTTTAAAAATCACCCACTACGACATCCAACATcagattaaaaataattagaGGACTGACCGGCGAGGTTGGCGGCCCTGACGGTGAAATTCCTCTGTCTCTCGTCGAACTCGGCCGGCACCGAGATGACGGCTTTCTGGATGCGCATGTCAAGCCGCCGCTCGgccatcttcctcatcttcagCAGCAGCCGAGAGGCGATGAACTCCGGGCTCACGGTGAAGGTATGGTTGGTGGAGAGCAGAAACTCTGCGCTCCCATTATTGTTAATCACCTGGAAGAAGTGCAAAGAAACTAGTGAGGCTGGAGAgataaaaaaactattaaactTACAGgcaacaggttttttttttttatttactcaaGCAAAGTTATGTTAATCAATTAGTCTATTTTGGGGGAAAGGAATTAACAACATTTATGATATTTCAGCATGTTTCAACATTCTCTTGTTTCCAGTTTATCAAAAGGTGAAGATTTTAGAGGTTTTActtcattttaaattgaatatctATGGGATTGGggctgttggtcagacaaaacaagtaaTTTGAAGGCTGAGTGATTAAGCCATTATTTGAGACAAATAAACTAACTATAGCTACTAGCCTAAAAAAACGGTGATGTGTATATCTGAGCCTTAAAAAAGGCTAATGACGTGGGTCATAAtcctaaaaaacacacacacacactgctagtGTTAAATCAACCCCACCATGACCCACCTTAAACGGGTACCGAGCACTCTCCTGCTCCAGCACCTCCGCTTCAAATATTTTCCCGATGAATCTCTTCCCATCGTAGACGGTGTTCTGCGGGTTGCTGTCGGCCAGGTCCACGGCTTCGTGTCCGGCCAGCACCGCGGTGGCGGTGAACGAGACGGCGCTCGGGAtgctcttcctcccttcttcgTCCGCGATCACCTCCACGTCCCCGCTGCCCGGATGAAAGACGCCGACCGAGCAAAAAGTGGTGCCCAGATCCAGGCCGATCACTTTGGGTTTGGGGGGCGGCAAGTACTGCTGGCCCAGGTAGCCGGCCAGGAACAGGGCCAGGATGACCGAACCTGTGTGGCAACACGCGCATTACAGGTGATGTGGACaagttagctagttagttaaCTAGCTCGTGCGTTAGCATCCAGTCGCCGGCTAACGTTAATTATCGGAAGAAAACACAAGTGTCATTTAACTTACCGATCATAGAAATTTCTCCGGACATTGTCACACAGTTGCGAAGTCACCCGCCGCTTATAAATTCACAAAATTATCTTTAAGTTGTTCAAATTGAGGTTAAATGTGACCCAACTGCCGGCTTTCACCACTGGATGCGGGGAGTTTTCCAGTGGACCAACGAAATACACGTCATCCTTGCAGTACTCCTTTGCGGCTGCTGGGTAATGTAGTTCACGGCAGACGCCATGGACGTACCGGACGTAGCAACCGAATCTAGCGTTAGACTACATTTCCCGTCAACGCTAGCGACATTCAACGAGCACGAAAGTTTCGTGACGTTCCCATTGCTTCAACCAGGTAGAGCCAAGttaaaactaaatgttaaaataaatatgatttaatttcatttaaatgaaggaaacaaTGGATTTATTAAATTAACGTTAAATTCATTAATACGTAACAACATTTGAATACAATATTCTCACTAACGTTTTACATTATCAAAGTAAAAATccctttttatattatattgttcattaatttaatatataatataatatttaattcgTGGATGTTTTTCGCATCAAGCACTGgaagatgaaataaataatcctGACTGACCAAACAAATCataattgtatttctttgattttatttacaattttttttttgaaaacagTTGAATGCTAACTTTTACGTGAGttcatactctctctctctctctctctctcatacattCGTTATTAAAACACGCACATTTACAAAATAACATGTGTTTTCCTGTACAGTGTACATTATATAGGCAGGATTTGAATATGCGTTGTTCAAACCCGGACACCACATTTCAAAATTAATCCATtcaccaagaaaaaaaagattgcattGTAGGTTGAATAATTGAGATTGGATTTGATGAGAATGCTGGTGATGCAGATGTGATACATAAAGGCTTTatatggagaaaaagaaaacaataaatgattTACAATGCAATAAATACAAGTGGCATTTAATCAATGAAATGTCactttttcaacaacaaaaaaatagagAATGTACAAGTTGAATATTACCTAACTACTGTATGAAGCAAGCGTGTCTGTCTAACCACACACAGTAACTGGATAGTAACAGGATAGTAACACGGATCTTGGATAAGTAACGGATACTGGATATTAACGTTACAACCGGGCTCTTCTTCACTTTCACAGTTCAAAACAAGCAGTTTTTATCGGGTTTAGAGATTTGGGGACCCCAGGCAAACTGGAGCCTGCTTTActtttttagtttatttaaataaaactatgtGCTTAAAATTACTTAACTTCTGTTCAATGTGGAGCTTTCACTTGCAATACAatgtttaatgaataataatgcattcagcttgtgttgtaattattatattattaatattattattagattttgTGAACAAAATCTGAATCTGAAATGTAACTAGTACCATTTCTCTGTCAGGTGAACGTTGTACTTCAATGGTTTcctctgaagtagaagtacGCAGTAAGAATTGTACAGTTGAGTTGCATATACTGATGTGCTTTGAGGTCTTTTTGAGTTATTTTGCGGTACAATAACTCAATAAAGTCCAAACTGGAGATGTATTTCAGCTGTGTTTCTCCACTTGGGTGTGTGACTCATGTCACATGGCAGGAGTATTGCTGAGGACCCAAGGAAGTGTGAGTGTGATGTTTTCTGCAtgaggcaacaacaacacaacgcCAAACATTTGGCCCTTTCTGAACAGACGTGTTTTCCTCCCGTCGATAAAATGGACAAGATGACATTTAGAATAGTGGTTGTTTGTTCTCCCTGTCACACATTTAGCCCACTTTTTACGTGAGGCAAGCTTGTGGCTACCTTGTTGTAATAAGGGATGTTTGCGTGACGTCATAAGAAAACCCGCAACCCTGAATTCCATCACATTGAGAGTCCACGGCGTCCTTTGTTGTCTTAACATTCGGATGGAATGAAGCAACCCGAGTCTCTGGGACAGtcgctgtcctcctcctgtagACTGTGGGAGGATCTCAGCTCCTCCGCATCCCCGACAACGTCACCTGCGGCCACAAACCAAAATGGAATTAGATCGAATGTCACCATATTTACAAGCTTCGGTTTCCAAACCACATTAtagaatgaaaaaaatacatgcCGAGTGCTTCAGTTAGTGGAAAATAACTCGTATTTAGATGCTGATTAATTGTAAAAATGAAACAAGAGCAATGTGTGACCAAATGACCCAAATACTGAAATACCATCTGCAGGTGTGACCCAGCAAATTAAGCTTCTTCTTTTGGATATGACACCTCGTCATTTTACGTCCTCCTTGACTTGTACTTTCCCACTTTCACAGAGTAAAAAATATTCCTCCATTCTTTAATATTCCTACTACACTGATGGGAGCTACTAATCCTCCCGTCCAGGTTGCCAAATCGCTAACCTAATGGAGTTCAGCTTGATTAAATTACTGGCATCTCATGTGAGTCAACAAGCTTGGCGGGGTCACGCCACAGCCGCCGCCATCTGTTTAGTTACACTGGCGCtcaagcagaaaaaaaaactaaacaatgacCTTTTATTTGCACTTCAACTGCAATAACGCATGTGGGGACTGAACTAGCCAGTGGATCTTGTTCCTTCTTCATACTGGGAACTAGTTTTGTTTTCGTTCGCCGAGCTATAATCAGCCTTCTGCTTCAAGATAGATTACAGGAACACCTTCGGCCCCATTTTACACTCTCTATCTGAGTAACAGGAAATCACATTTAAGCTTCTCGCAGGATGTATTTCTCTTCTGTTTGGCTCAAAAGCCTTCACTTTCACATAAAACCCtttttattggaaaaaaaagcaaataatttCAAACTTATATAGAATAAAGTACTTTTCAGAAACAGGATGTTcctattaatattaatatcttTACCTTTGGCGTCTCATGCTGTTTGAATATCACTAAAGCCACACAAGCTTTTTGCAAAATGATTGGCTGATGAACAAGGTTTGGTGCtacatctttgttgttgttgttgttgttgttgttgttgttgttgttgttgtctttagtTTAAAGGATTGTTTGGGTATGCTACTTTGCTCATCTTATTTAATAATTCCAGTTTGGAGTTTATGGAGAGAAAACATTGTGCGTTTGCTTTGGGAAGCATGATTTAAGGTCTCTATACTTTATTAGGGCTTTAACTCGATAGAAACTCGAGTAACTatacaaaaaaatgttgtgaGCTGTTTTGTATTCAAAgccaatattaaataaaaaatacaatcatttatttccTGATAGTTTGAAAGATAACGACTTTAGATGACAATAACAaggcaaaaaataataacatttagaatttcGGGACGGTTGAAATAATTTTTCGGGACTTGTGAAAGGGTTTAAATTGACAGAATGTGAGACATTATGATTTTCATATGCCCTTATTGTCATAGACTTAGGTTGTTTGGGAGtgtgattacttttttttcttcttcttttttccccgaTGTGTGACCTTAATCTCAAGAGGGCGGGGTGGATGACGCCCCTCCCTCAtgctttcattgttttcattgctGATCCATCTACTCCATTGTATTTATGAATGATGCATTAAGTAAACCTGCCATCACATTCCTTGAGCCAGTTTGTGACACTgcgatgacaaaaaaaaagggatttaaaaaaaggaatatgtaTAGTGAGCAAGTCGTTATTGCACAATAAGCAACCTAAGTCTTAATCGAGTCTTTTAGTTGACGGGGTCGCTGTTTAATTAAGCAGTAATTAGTGGTCTGAAGTGTGAATAATACTTAATGTTAGTCATCGCTTGGTATGATGCTCACCTGTGTAGCGGCATTCAGCAGCAGCGAGGAGCTTGCGTCGGTCCTCGGGGTCTTTGACGTTCAGCTCTATCAGGTGTTTCTCCTGCAGGTGCAGCAGGTCGTCCACGGTCTGGTAGCCATTCAGCAGCAAGGCAGACGCGTACTCCTGCAACCAAAGTGCTGTCTCGATTACTACCGCATAGTGCACCTGAAAAGAGTGGCGTGCACATTGCCCTTTCATCTCCCTTTCAGTTGTGAATCGCCGACCACGGGGACGTAATCACGTCGGGTGTTTACATATAATCTGTGAGGTTGAGTTCCTTTGTTCGATTAGCCTTAGCCTTACATCAAGGAGGATGCAAACAGAAAAGAGTAAACTCTTTTAACTGCTTGCCTGTTATAATCTCTCACAGGTGAGTGATCCCTGTCCTCACCTCCAGATTCAGTCGCTCCAGTAACTCCAGCAGAGTTTTCGGCCGAGGTCTTTTGCTCAGCTTCTGTTGTCGGATCTTCGggacttcctcttcttcctctttgtccgGCAAAACGTCGACGTAGATGAACTTGAAGTTGCCCACTTTGTTGTTCAGCATGCCCGTCCAGATGCCCATCGGAGGCTTgctgatgatgttgatgatgtcgCCGACCTACAGGAAACAATCACACAGTGCATGAATAGAAGAAGGCTTTATAACTCGTTAATGCACGGTGCATACACACATCGCTGTGTCTCACCTTGAGTTTGAGGGAGTCTGTGTCGTACGGGCTGGGAACGAAGTCTGTGTGCACGCGAGCTCTGCCACAGAACGGCCCCTGGTAGGATccgtcctcctccagcctcaggCTGTCTCTCTGACCAGAACCGTTGGACTCACTGGTCACGCCACCTGAACCGACAAACACAGCATGATTACACAGTCATGGTTATCTAATAACACTTCATTGCACTGGTTAATTCACACACCGGCTGACTTTGCATTCGGTGGATGTTGTGTAACCCAGATGTGGGCTAAAACCATGCAGCCAGGACCCTTTGCAGTGTGTGCAGGTACTTACTGGAGGAGCTCTGGCCGCTGTAGAGACTCTCTAAGGAGTTGCTTGACTTTGCAGCGTTTTTCTCAGCCGCGGGGACACTCTCTGCCTCTGGGTCTTTGTCTGGGTCGTCACCCTGCGAGGatcaaaaggagagaaaagatgtGCCGTTATAAAGTAAATCTACATGAAAAAGCAAAAGACACCGTGGAACAGAGCGCTCCAGGGAGAGATGTAGGTTGTGCGAGTGACTCAAATCTTCATCTTATCTCTCGTCAACGTTcaattttaaacacaaaactacaagaaggtgttttttttaagcgtCCGTCAGAGTGTGAAGTGCGTCATTTGAATATCAGCTTCCTATTGAGAGGATGTGGCTCGATGAGAGATGAGAGCGATAAGACTcctgagaaaaacaacacaggTTTGCCGTAAATGAGGCAGATTGTGACGGAGATAAattattctttcttcttttttattttttttacatttcaaaaaatTGTTGATTGATGCTCTTGGAATGGTGATCTGTACCCTTTGGATTAACTAATTCACGAGTATGCATTCTACCCGATATAGGAAATAGTGTATCTGataggaaatgtgtgtgttttccagtgaCTCACAGCCTCCTCAGAAAAAGACTTGGCGTGTTTTTTGCCCATTCTTCTGCGCATGGTCAGTGAAATcgccttcatcttcttcccgagTCCAGCTGGTCTGTCCGAGTCCAAAGTCTCACATTCTTCTGCGAGCTGTGTAAAGAGAGTTGGTTTAGTCCACATAGCACAGCAGCACTGTGGTATTAAATAACCTCATATTTATCTACTACTTCTTTGTCCAAACAATTTGTAATGTGACTGTTTCTATCCAATGACTTTGCCACTTGGTATTCTATTGACAATTAACTGAAGTCTTGCTTCTGGATGGATGCATTTTTTTGCATATACAAACGAAGTAAAAACAAATCTACGAACCGCGTTTGTTCCATTTTCCTCTGGTTTGGCTTGCGTCGAGTGATGTTTGAGACCCTCAAACCTGCCGAAGCTGGTGGAGCGCTGTGGGAAGGAATAAACAACAAAGGGTTGTCATAGAAACAACTGGCACGGTGTGTGTAACACCAAGTCATTGCACGTGTTTTACTGATGAAATATTAAGCTTTCCAGTGGGTTCAGCTGCCTTTGGCTACTTAAATACTGTGTATTGAAATGAAAGGCACCTCCagtattcaatatatatatatatatatatatatatatatatatatatatatatatatatatatatatatatatatatatatatatatagggtccgagcgactcaaagtccctatttatttgttttatttgttttacctgtattttagctattcttatttatttatttttagcttttaggatgttttaattatgtgaagtgtctttgagtattatgaaaagcgctatataaattaaatgcattattattattattattattattatatatatatatacacacacattggtaTATGCAGCACATTATTTAGTCGGTTTCAAAGGTGTTTTGAAATGAGAGCTTGTAAAAGAGGTGCTACATTTGTGGTCATGTATTAAATCATGTGGAAGCAGAGGTTTTCTCTGGAAACCCTGTCAATATTGAAAATGAGTCGATACATAGATCCATAAAGTGCACTGCTGTGTCCTTCTGACGCCGGTGATATGTTCTAGTTGCTTTCCTCTGGCTCGGTTTTAATtctttcctgtttctctctctctaatttTTCATATAACTAAAAGTCGTTATAATCTCTCCCGGCTCCCCGTCATCtccaaaataattatataaatgagTATAATCCCTGGAAAATCCTGGTTAAATATGAGCGCCATACTCCTAGACAGTGGATTGACTTAATGCAGCGTCGTCTGACAGGATTTACTCCCCTGTCTGCATGTACAGCAGCAGAATTAAAGGGTCTCACTTTAAAGTTGTATTCTTCTCCCCGTAATAATTGTGTTATTGCATTGTTTGTATATATTACCATTGGCGTTGTTTTGAATTTCACTTGGATATATAGTTGGACCAAAACATCAACTAGTCTTTTAGGGTTCAGTATTTTATAACATTGttttataacattataacatgAAGCCTTTCTGTAATATTTTTGTGTCTGATTAAATTAAACTACTTGAATGTGTCTAAAAGAGTGACATACATGTCAGGATACCCTTATTTTTACGTACCTTCGGCTTGCTGCTCTTTGATTTATCTGACACATTGGAGGCCGTCCTGTGCAACATTTCTCCTGTTTTAAGCTTGTCAGGTGTCAGTCGTTGCTCCTCTCTTGTCTTTTACCCCACTCTCCTGACAGTGAAGCGTTAACTAACTCTGGGGCTGCCTGTCTGATGGCCTTGCCTGGCCCACTTCCTTACAACACAGGATGTGAGGCAATAGACGCTGCGTTTCTCGAAGCAGTAACGCGTTGAAGGGGAAAAATACAAGTGCTTGAGTTTGCACTTTGTGGCCCGATCGACGAAAACATCGAGAACCACTTCCAGGAACGGCTGTATTTAGGGTTTTTATTATTGGGGCCTTTGTTTTTTCCCTAGAAGTTAGACATCCTGGTGAGGATGAGTTTGTGTCATATCTGCTACTGTGTTGCATTACTTAGAGTCAAGAGTGAGTCCCAGTGTAATGGAGTTAGGGTGCCAGAAAGAGGTTTTTACTaccaaaaaaaagcatttttatttatttatttcataggTCAAATAGAAAGAAAGCATGTAAAAAGGTTGATATTCCTCAATTCCTTTTGGAATAGCAATGGGGAACTTGGTTATGGTAAATGATGCTGCAGTATGTCTTCTTATGCAGTCATTTCTTAATGCGGGGTGAATACTTTTGAGGAAGTGCGGGTGTATGACAGAGGAACAGCAGTGTCGAAACACTTTCTGGTTTACCTCTAGTctcaatatgtatatatatatatatatatatatatatatatatatatatatatatatatatatatatatatgaatatatttcatTACTTTGAATATATTTCATTACTTTGTCTTAGGAACACTAAAACATGAAGACGAGATGCTTCAACAGTAGATTGTTCACTAAATAACTACCTGTAACCGTAGAAACACGGCGTCGTCTCTGAATCTGAGAGGCAGGAGCATCCGACATTACTCTCCTCTGAAGGCCGTGTGGGGATTTCACCGCTGTGTTTACATCGCGGGGGATTTCAATCAGTTGTTAAAAAGGGAATCTAAAGACCAAACCAGTGCCTAATCCCACTGCTTGCAATCAACCTTAAACTCCCCTCAAACCAGATTAAGGCTTCTAATCTATTACTTCAGAGGCCCCAGATatctacattttaaatatatttaaaagcacTGTTAGAGAGGGTCCTCTGAATTATCAATGTgatttgtgaaaataaaagtggGATAAAGAGgattgaataaaaataaattatttaaaaaaaagaatacagcaTAATATTTGCGGTAAATGTGCATTATAGTATACATTGTAAAAGTATGCAGTGTTTAGAATCTCATATAGGATCTGAAATGTCTTCAGATACTTGATTGACCAGATGCTAACAGGCCAACGGTTACTTTTAAATATGAGCAGAGAGAATGGACGGAGAGCTATGCAGTACAAAGCCTACGCCATCAATTACTCCTAAGAGGCTTCATGTCCAATAAAGTGACATTTTACCCCCAAGAATCAACGACACTATAGATCCATAGGGATTTTGTAATCTCTACACCGGATCATCCTTTACATCTATTTTCTCCCCAAGTCACGTTAAGCTTTAACTGCTTTGTGTCACACAGGGTGCCCTCTGCACGTGCTCACTGGGAATCCGCAGAGGTCTTGTGCTTTGAGAGATGTGACGTTCACGCAAAGGCACTGACCTTTCAGGTCAATCTGCATCTGTGGTGTGGTGTTAGCAACCGATCGAGGCAGGGTTAGACTGTGTTCTGCGAGATTACTGTTTTTTTCCAATGGAGTCATGGAGGCTTTGGCTAGAGCATAGATGGATACAACTTTAATTCCTCGACAGAAACAGCTGTCTCCTAAGTAAACTGGTggaaatatattacatatatcatACACATAAACTGATATTTCATATGTTGGGTCTGCCTTTGTGTTTAAAgtgtctaaaatgtgtttcGCGGATGTCGCCGTCCACAGCTTTCTTTGCTGTAGGTAATACACTGACTGTGGTTACGTACCACACACAACCCAGATCAGATCTCTCTCAAGGGCTAACTAATGGGCTCCAAATTACACAAGATCCAGTTGACACTTACGTTTGGTTCCGACAGATCCACCTCTGTGATGCATCGTGGCACCTTTGGGGGAATCGGAGGTTTACAGTCCCGTTTCAAGCTGTCATTCAGGGCCGtcgcctgctgctgctgctgctgccttccTTCCCACTCCTTCTCAGGGGACCTGGGGAAGTCATGGGAGTAAAGGCGATACTCTGTCAGCGGCCTGCGGCAGGTGTGCTGGATGGACCCCCAGACGGGACTGCTGTCGCCCGGGTTGCTCCAGCGCTGGTGGTGGGTGTGGGTGGGAGTCGCTCCACCAGGGAGGGTGGCGATGTCTGTGCATCGGCCCGGGGTTGCGTTCTCTTGAGCGGGGAGGGTGGAGAACTTGCCCAGGTAGGGCCTCCTATCTGACCTGTATGACACGTCCAGATGGTGAGGTCCCATGGGTGGGCTCATAGCGCATGGTGGGGAGTGCACTGCGAGAGGAGCAATAGAAGAgaatatgaatgaaaaaaacGGAAATTCGACAACTTCCTGGCAGGTGTAATCTCAGGGATGTCGATAGTCAGACACCTGCGTCATGTTGAGGTGTTGCTGCAGCAAAGCCGGTCGTTACAGCGATGCAGAGTGATTCATAGTTCTGCTGCCGGCTGTTGTAACACCACCACCAAAAAACTACATGCAAGACTTCGCGAGTCACGGAAGGAAATGCTGTTTTGTCTCTTAAACATTTACTTCCCAACAGACCAGTAATAGAGACATAGAAGATATGTTTTGCAATGGAAACAGCTTAGATGAAGGAAACCACATTGCACCGGAAATAGAGTAGGAGGGAATATGCAGAATTGCCTTTTGTAACCCCAACGTGTCGTTTGAACAGATGCTTGTTATGCTAGAAAGCAGCtttctgtgtgtacctgtgttatAGTCATATACCACAGACATCTACGCTGAAGGTGTTGCAACACTGACAAGCAGAAGTAGAGGAGAAAAGTTATGAACTAGAGTTGCCCCATTTGAATAAAATCCGGCACAGGTCAATTCCTCTATGCTGTAAGCATGAGTCACGTTTAGTCACAGCGTCGGTGTTGAGTCattgaggtcagagaggtcagagaggaaaaGTCGGAGACCCTTATCGCCCCCTTTTTGTTGCCTCACCTGTTGAGTTGTGACTTTTCTTCGACCCTTCTTTTCCGCTCTTTCCACTCGGCTTCTTTCCAGTCTTTTGGTTTCTTTTGACAGCAGGTTTTGACTCTGCGGCGGCGCTATTGGCTTGGACACTCTGAAAAGATGTAACACACACGGCACGCGAATACTTTCATTTGTAAATTGCGacatctcttcttctctcccaaCTCCCGCGTCGCACAGCTCAGTTTTTTTCAGCCATGCCAGGTGGCACCTCCGTGTCTCTGGTCTCTCCGGTCTCGAACACTGCCCCGctaccatgaggttgacatttttgtCTTTAATTGAAAAATTAGTGCCAGAAAATGTGATCCAGTCCCACAATATTTTGTTATGACTTTGGTGAGCCCTTTACTTTCCATGtagcaccatcatcaggtcaaaagaTACATTTCCAGTGCTTCattttatgaccaaatatctcCTAAATACTCATGATATGATGCAGGGGTCATGAAATACATGTATGGAACTATACGTTGCTTATTCTTATCTGGTTGTGTCATATTTATGAGACGATATGTTGTCATATTATGTGTACAGTCTTTGAGTCCAAGACAATTTTTCCTATGTGGACAATATATTGTATCATATATTATTtggaacaataaaacaatcatcatcatctgtaGTTTGCAACAACTAGGAAATGTTCACTTAACTGCTTAACGTTAGCATGTTAGCGATGTTATTTgggcatgttagcatgctagttagcatttagctcaataCAGCCGCACAGAGGCGCTAGCTTGGCTGTagtgacttttttaaaaaaaagggtagATACAATATCTTCTACCCAATCCCATTTGGGTCACTGGTTCTTTTAGCAGCGCGTTGCGGGGCACTGGGAGCTGCTGCTGATCCACTACTGGCACgctgtgttttgtttgcttcTCACTGTGATGGGAATTAGTCAGAGTGGGCACTGGGTGACCTGGCATGAGGCCTCTAAGTCCTCCTCTTGTTTTCACATCTCTCCCTGCCATGTGAACCAGAGATTACACAGAGGGCAGCGGAGCACCCTCTCCGGACCATTGTTGCAAAGTTGGCGGAGAATGACTGCGgtgaagctttttttatttttacctggCTTGAGGACggtttctcctttttctttgtgcCAGAATGATGAGCTCCTTTCACTTCTTTGGTttctgttctgtgttttgtcttcCTCGTCTCTAGAGGGACACAACATATTACAATATGTATCATCAGGTTAGTGAAACACTGGAAAACCAAGAGAAAAAACATGTCCCCAAGAAGAGGTTACTACAGGAAGTCCCAAGGATTAAAGGACATGTTCACTTCTGTCTTAAAGCAATAGTGAACATGTTTTTGCTTTATGTAATCACTCTTGTTCATACTGGACATTAAAAAACAGAAGTTATGGGGGACAAATTTGATCTGAAGccagtatttgtatttgttttgataATTTTGTCTCCACCTAAGTGCAAATCCCAGCAGTAAGAAAATGCATAATGTCTTTTTACATCCTGTCATTGCAGGCCTGTGTAACATGATTATGTGCTCAATAGTGCGGTAACAATTCTTATGTTGAACCCAGCGTGTACAGAATCTGACCCCATAAGCGACATGTCCTCAGGCTTCATGCTGAGAGTCCAAATGAACTGTTCCATATAGATGAGCGAAAACCTATTTATTTCCTATTTACCTTCATTGTGATTGTTGGAGATGTGGACTAAATCTTCCCGGCTCTTGGCGGGCTGCCAAACTGCAGTATTACAGCCGGGGTTATCTGCCATGAAGGGAGACAAATCACAAACATTGAGGATTTAAAATCAaaaggtcggggggggggggggggggggggggggggggggcggccaCAGAGACACTGAATGAAATTGTTTTCTgagtc contains:
- the hspa13 gene encoding heat shock 70 kDa protein 13, with product MSGEISMIGSVILALFLAGYLGQQYLPPPKPKVIGLDLGTTFCSVGVFHPGSGDVEVIADEEGRKSIPSAVSFTATAVLAGHEAVDLADSNPQNTVYDGKRFIGKIFEAEVLEQESARYPFKVINNNGSAEFLLSTNHTFTVSPEFIASRLLLKMRKMAERRLDMRIQKAVISVPAEFDERQRNFTVRAANLAGLEILRVINEPTAAAMAYGLHKVDVFNVLVVDLGGGTLDVSLLNKQGGMFLTRAMAGNNKLGGQDFSQRLLQYTMERVQQEFGVPPALKEDIHRLRQAVEAAKLNLTLQPSVTIRVPLSLHIHDSSESARGAAPAPVLFQAVITRELFEELNEDLFEKILAPVETVLAEGRLDKADVDEIVLVGGSTRIPRIRRLISEYFGKDPNTSVDPDLAVVTGVAIQAGIMGGSWPLQVSAIEIPNRHLRKTNFS
- the samsn1a gene encoding SAM domain-containing protein SAMSN-1a translates to MLHRTASNVSDKSKSSKPKRSTSFGRFEGLKHHSTQAKPEENGTNALAEECETLDSDRPAGLGKKMKAISLTMRRRMGKKHAKSFSEEAGDDPDKDPEAESVPAAEKNAAKSSNSLESLYSGQSSSSGVTSESNGSGQRDSLRLEEDGSYQGPFCGRARVHTDFVPSPYDTDSLKLKVGDIINIISKPPMGIWTGMLNNKVGNFKFIYVDVLPDKEEEEEVPKIRQQKLSKRPRPKTLLELLERLNLEEYASALLLNGYQTVDDLLHLQEKHLIELNVKDPEDRRKLLAAAECRYTGDVVGDAEELRSSHSLQEEDSDCPRDSGCFIPSEC
- the LOC117741812 gene encoding uncharacterized protein LOC117741812, with protein sequence MDSLYEAVQSSSDGPPPPIPSRSSSRACSRSASRSCSPAVLLDDNTKWRGSGRSISMEMPQMQGTNSNQKKRRTHISKSASDNETLDNPGCNTAVWQPAKSREDLVHISNNHNEETRKTKHRTETKEVKGAHHSGTKKKEKPSSSQSVQANSAAAESKPAVKRNQKTGKKPSGKSGKEGSKKSHNSTVHSPPCAMSPPMGPHHLDVSYRSDRRPYLGKFSTLPAQENATPGRCTDIATLPGGATPTHTHHQRWSNPGDSSPVWGSIQHTCRRPLTEYRLYSHDFPRSPEKEWEGRQQQQQQATALNDSLKRDCKPPIPPKVPRCITEVDLSEPNVSVNWILCNLEPIS